From a region of the Salvelinus alpinus chromosome 2, SLU_Salpinus.1, whole genome shotgun sequence genome:
- the LOC139554766 gene encoding RNA-binding protein 5-like isoform X2, whose translation MGRLSRTERSGRYGGNDLGRGESEWRERGEQDMRRWGEERHSERYNGGERRGSRGSPEQRDRKRRNSDRSEDCYHSDGDYPEQEYREEPGEEKESKTIMLRGLSLHITEGDIRAALDQLEGPQPIDVRLMKKRTGISRGFVFVEFYHLQDATRWMETNQKLLVIQGKSVAMHYSIPRHKFEDWLCNTCGLYNFRRRLKCFRCGAAKAEGETNTTGVTETQQSGDYYGDTIILRNIAPLTTVEAILTALAPYANLSPSNIRLIKDKQTGQNRGFTFVQLSSPLEASQLLTILQGLQPPLKLDGKTIGVDYAKSARKDLLLPDGNRISAFSVASTAIAAAQWSSSQPQQCAEGHLSEYSYLEEGYAPYTQDYQAYYQQAAGDPSQGNGILGAAPGVPAATGVVISQGAQVYQSNLISHTAAQALQLEAKQTGIHSAAATMTAPASTATATLSGLATDTAVPDTSTYQYDESSGFYFDPQTGLYYDPNTHYYYNSQTQQYLYWDSEKQTYVPASAADQTEQSANASAAASNEAKESKERKQEKPKSKTAQQIAKDMERWAKSLNKQKENFKSSFQPVSQEERKEAAAADAGFTLFEKKQAGSLEMLMLEAVQRPEEQVPTNSAKVGLVAAYSGDSDPEEGGAAELEHGGGEQDQLTDWKKMACLLCRRQFPNKDGLVRHQQLSDLHKQNLEVHRRSKLSEAELEEQERRETEMKYRDRAAERREKYGIPEPPAPKKKKFTAQPAPVINYEQPTKDGLNSDNIGNKMLQAMGWQEGRGLGRNQQGITAPIEAQLRAKGAGLGTKGSSYGLSASDTYKDAVRKAMFARFTEME comes from the exons ATGGGACG GTTGAGTCGCACAGAGCGTAGTGGCAGATACGGCGGCAACGATCTGGGCCGGGGTGAGTCAGAGTGGCGTGAGAGGGGAGAGCAGGACATGCGCCGATGGGGCGAAGAGAGACACAGCGAACGCTACAATGGAGGAGAACGCCGAGGGAGCAGAGGCAGTCCAGAG cagagagacaggaagcGACGGAACAGTGATAGATCTGAAGACTGTTACCACTCTGATGGAGACTACCCTGAGCAGGAATACAGGGAGGAGccaggggaagagaaggagagtaaGACAATCATGCTCCGGGGCCTGTCTCTTCACATTACAGAGGGAGAC ATCCGAGCTGCCCTGGACCAGCTGGAGGGACCCCAGCCAATAGATGTCCGCCTGATGAAAAAGAGGACAG GTATAAGCCGAGGTTTCGTCTTCGTGGAGTTTTATCACTTGCAAGATGCTACCCGATGGATGGAGACCAATCAG AAACTCCTGGTCATCCAAGGCAAGAGTGTGGCCATGCACTACAGCATCCCGCGACACAAGTTTGAAGACTGGCTCTGCAACACT TGCGGCCTGTACAATTTCCGGAGGAGGCTGAAGTGCTTCAGGTGTGGAGCAGCTAAAGCTG AGGGTGAGACCAACACCACTGGAGTCACAGAGACCCAGCAGAGTGGAGACTACTACGGCGACA CAATCATCCTGAGGAACATAGCCCCTTTGACCACGGTGGAGGCCATCCTGACAGCCCTGGCCCCCTACGCCAACCTGTCACCCAGCAACATCCGTCTCATTAAGGACAAACAGACGGGACAGAACAGAGGCTTCACCTTTGTacagctctcctcccctctg GAGGCATCTCAGCTCCTAACCATCCTGCAAGGACTACAGCCTCCTCTCAAGCTGGATGGAAAGACCATTGGTGTGGACTATGCCAAGAGTGCCAGGAA GGATCTCTTGCTCCCAGACGGTAACCGGATCAGTGCCTTCTCTGTGGCCAGCACAGCCATCGCTGCTGCCCAGTGGTCCTCCAGCCAG CCTCAACAGTGTGCTGAAGGACATCTGTCAGAGTACAGCTACCTAGAGGAGGGCTACGCTCCCTACACACAG GACTACCAAGCCTACTACCAGCAGGCAGCAGGAGACCCTTCCCAGGGGAACGGAATACTGGGAG CGGCTCCAGGTGTCCCAGCAGCTACAGGAGTGGTGATCTCACAGGGTGCACAGGTCTACCAATCCAACCTCATCAGTCACACTGCCGCACAA GCGTTGCAACTGGAAGCAAAACAGACCGGAATTCACTCGGCAGCTGCGACCATGACAGCGCCGGCTTCCACAGCCACAGCGACACTCTCTGGACTGGCCACTGACACAG CTGTACCTGATACCTCTACCTACCAGTATGACGAATCCTCTGGCTTCTACTTCGACCCTCAAACCGGCCTCTACTACGACCCAAATACCCAC TACTACTACAACTCCCAGACGCAGCAGTACCTCTACTGGGACAGTGAGAAACAGACGTACGTCCCTGCCTCAGCCGccgaccaaactgagcagagTGCGAATGCATCAGCAGCAGCTAGCAACGAGGCTAAGGAATCAAAGGAGAGGAAACAAGAAAAGCCCAAGAGCAAGACGGCTCAGCAG ATCGCTAAGGACATGGAGCGCTGGGCGAAGAGTCTGAACAAGCAGAAGGAGAACTTTAAGAGCAGCTTCCAGCCCGTCagccaggaggagaggaaagaggccGCGGCTGCTGACGCAGGCTTCACACTCTTCGAGAAGAAG CAGGCTGGAAGCTTGGAAATGCTGATGTTAGAAGCAGTGCAGCGCCCTGAGGAGCAGGTCCCAACCAACTCAGCCAAG GTTGGCCTGGTGGCAGCCTACAGTGGAGACAGTGACCCAGAGGAAGGGGGTGCAGCAGAGCTGGAGCACGGTGGTGGTGAGCAGGACCAGCTGACAGACTGGAAGAAGATGGCGTGCCTGCTGTGTAGGAGACAGTTCCCCAATAAGGACGGCCTGGTGCGCCACCAACAGCTCTCAGACCTCCATAAG CAAAACCTGGAGGTCCACCGCAGATCTAAGCTGAGTGAGGCTGAGCtggaggagcaggagaggagagagaccgaG ATGAAGTACAGGGACCGGGCtgcggagaggagagagaaatacgGCATCCCTGAACCCCCAGCACCCAAGAAGAAGAAATTCACCGCACAGCCAGCACCAGTCAT TAACTATGAACAACCCACCAAGGACGGTCTGAACAGTGACAACATAGGGAACAAGATGCTGCAGGCCATGGGATGGCAGGAGGGCAGAGGTCTGGGCCGTAACCAGCAGGGCATCACTGCACCTATTGAG GCTCAGCTGAGGGCAAAGGGAGCTGGTCTTGGAACCAAAGGCAGCAGCTACGGCCTGTCTGCCTCTGACACATACAAAGACGCTGTGCGCAAAGCCATGTTTGCCCGCTTCACTGAAATGGAGTGA
- the LOC139554766 gene encoding RNA-binding protein 5-like isoform X1 — protein sequence MEKVLTSQTTIFPFEMCKCFNCFQTSVYYFKACLNWLSRTERSGRYGGNDLGRGESEWRERGEQDMRRWGEERHSERYNGGERRGSRGSPEQRDRKRRNSDRSEDCYHSDGDYPEQEYREEPGEEKESKTIMLRGLSLHITEGDIRAALDQLEGPQPIDVRLMKKRTGISRGFVFVEFYHLQDATRWMETNQKLLVIQGKSVAMHYSIPRHKFEDWLCNTCGLYNFRRRLKCFRCGAAKAEGETNTTGVTETQQSGDYYGDTIILRNIAPLTTVEAILTALAPYANLSPSNIRLIKDKQTGQNRGFTFVQLSSPLEASQLLTILQGLQPPLKLDGKTIGVDYAKSARKDLLLPDGNRISAFSVASTAIAAAQWSSSQPQQCAEGHLSEYSYLEEGYAPYTQDYQAYYQQAAGDPSQGNGILGAAPGVPAATGVVISQGAQVYQSNLISHTAAQALQLEAKQTGIHSAAATMTAPASTATATLSGLATDTAVPDTSTYQYDESSGFYFDPQTGLYYDPNTHYYYNSQTQQYLYWDSEKQTYVPASAADQTEQSANASAAASNEAKESKERKQEKPKSKTAQQIAKDMERWAKSLNKQKENFKSSFQPVSQEERKEAAAADAGFTLFEKKQAGSLEMLMLEAVQRPEEQVPTNSAKVGLVAAYSGDSDPEEGGAAELEHGGGEQDQLTDWKKMACLLCRRQFPNKDGLVRHQQLSDLHKQNLEVHRRSKLSEAELEEQERRETEMKYRDRAAERREKYGIPEPPAPKKKKFTAQPAPVINYEQPTKDGLNSDNIGNKMLQAMGWQEGRGLGRNQQGITAPIEAQLRAKGAGLGTKGSSYGLSASDTYKDAVRKAMFARFTEME from the exons ATGGAGAAAGTGTTGACGAGTCAAACAACCATTTTTCCCTTTGAAATGTGCAAGTGCTTTAATTGTTTTCAAACATCTGTATACTATTTTAAAGCTTGTTTAAACTG GTTGAGTCGCACAGAGCGTAGTGGCAGATACGGCGGCAACGATCTGGGCCGGGGTGAGTCAGAGTGGCGTGAGAGGGGAGAGCAGGACATGCGCCGATGGGGCGAAGAGAGACACAGCGAACGCTACAATGGAGGAGAACGCCGAGGGAGCAGAGGCAGTCCAGAG cagagagacaggaagcGACGGAACAGTGATAGATCTGAAGACTGTTACCACTCTGATGGAGACTACCCTGAGCAGGAATACAGGGAGGAGccaggggaagagaaggagagtaaGACAATCATGCTCCGGGGCCTGTCTCTTCACATTACAGAGGGAGAC ATCCGAGCTGCCCTGGACCAGCTGGAGGGACCCCAGCCAATAGATGTCCGCCTGATGAAAAAGAGGACAG GTATAAGCCGAGGTTTCGTCTTCGTGGAGTTTTATCACTTGCAAGATGCTACCCGATGGATGGAGACCAATCAG AAACTCCTGGTCATCCAAGGCAAGAGTGTGGCCATGCACTACAGCATCCCGCGACACAAGTTTGAAGACTGGCTCTGCAACACT TGCGGCCTGTACAATTTCCGGAGGAGGCTGAAGTGCTTCAGGTGTGGAGCAGCTAAAGCTG AGGGTGAGACCAACACCACTGGAGTCACAGAGACCCAGCAGAGTGGAGACTACTACGGCGACA CAATCATCCTGAGGAACATAGCCCCTTTGACCACGGTGGAGGCCATCCTGACAGCCCTGGCCCCCTACGCCAACCTGTCACCCAGCAACATCCGTCTCATTAAGGACAAACAGACGGGACAGAACAGAGGCTTCACCTTTGTacagctctcctcccctctg GAGGCATCTCAGCTCCTAACCATCCTGCAAGGACTACAGCCTCCTCTCAAGCTGGATGGAAAGACCATTGGTGTGGACTATGCCAAGAGTGCCAGGAA GGATCTCTTGCTCCCAGACGGTAACCGGATCAGTGCCTTCTCTGTGGCCAGCACAGCCATCGCTGCTGCCCAGTGGTCCTCCAGCCAG CCTCAACAGTGTGCTGAAGGACATCTGTCAGAGTACAGCTACCTAGAGGAGGGCTACGCTCCCTACACACAG GACTACCAAGCCTACTACCAGCAGGCAGCAGGAGACCCTTCCCAGGGGAACGGAATACTGGGAG CGGCTCCAGGTGTCCCAGCAGCTACAGGAGTGGTGATCTCACAGGGTGCACAGGTCTACCAATCCAACCTCATCAGTCACACTGCCGCACAA GCGTTGCAACTGGAAGCAAAACAGACCGGAATTCACTCGGCAGCTGCGACCATGACAGCGCCGGCTTCCACAGCCACAGCGACACTCTCTGGACTGGCCACTGACACAG CTGTACCTGATACCTCTACCTACCAGTATGACGAATCCTCTGGCTTCTACTTCGACCCTCAAACCGGCCTCTACTACGACCCAAATACCCAC TACTACTACAACTCCCAGACGCAGCAGTACCTCTACTGGGACAGTGAGAAACAGACGTACGTCCCTGCCTCAGCCGccgaccaaactgagcagagTGCGAATGCATCAGCAGCAGCTAGCAACGAGGCTAAGGAATCAAAGGAGAGGAAACAAGAAAAGCCCAAGAGCAAGACGGCTCAGCAG ATCGCTAAGGACATGGAGCGCTGGGCGAAGAGTCTGAACAAGCAGAAGGAGAACTTTAAGAGCAGCTTCCAGCCCGTCagccaggaggagaggaaagaggccGCGGCTGCTGACGCAGGCTTCACACTCTTCGAGAAGAAG CAGGCTGGAAGCTTGGAAATGCTGATGTTAGAAGCAGTGCAGCGCCCTGAGGAGCAGGTCCCAACCAACTCAGCCAAG GTTGGCCTGGTGGCAGCCTACAGTGGAGACAGTGACCCAGAGGAAGGGGGTGCAGCAGAGCTGGAGCACGGTGGTGGTGAGCAGGACCAGCTGACAGACTGGAAGAAGATGGCGTGCCTGCTGTGTAGGAGACAGTTCCCCAATAAGGACGGCCTGGTGCGCCACCAACAGCTCTCAGACCTCCATAAG CAAAACCTGGAGGTCCACCGCAGATCTAAGCTGAGTGAGGCTGAGCtggaggagcaggagaggagagagaccgaG ATGAAGTACAGGGACCGGGCtgcggagaggagagagaaatacgGCATCCCTGAACCCCCAGCACCCAAGAAGAAGAAATTCACCGCACAGCCAGCACCAGTCAT TAACTATGAACAACCCACCAAGGACGGTCTGAACAGTGACAACATAGGGAACAAGATGCTGCAGGCCATGGGATGGCAGGAGGGCAGAGGTCTGGGCCGTAACCAGCAGGGCATCACTGCACCTATTGAG GCTCAGCTGAGGGCAAAGGGAGCTGGTCTTGGAACCAAAGGCAGCAGCTACGGCCTGTCTGCCTCTGACACATACAAAGACGCTGTGCGCAAAGCCATGTTTGCCCGCTTCACTGAAATGGAGTGA
- the LOC139554782 gene encoding probable protein BRICK1, producing the protein MVTVRVWTSQVSRIALTMRSTHTTPLADSIWRTLPDSGSIEFNKLVKMSGQDDPVQREIHQDWANREYIEVITSSIKKIADFLNSFDMSCRSRLATLNEKLTALERRIEYIEARVTKGETLT; encoded by the exons ttacgGTTAGAGTATGGACGTCCCAAGTATCCCGGATAGCTCTGACCATGCGATCAACCCACACAACCCCCCTTGCTGACAGCATTTGGCGCACCCTACCAGACAGCGGAAGTATTGAGTTTAACAAACTCGTAAAGATGTCCGGCCAGGATGACCCAGTTCAAAGAGAAATCCATCAGGATTGGGCAAATCGCGAGTATATAGAAGTGATCACGAGTAGCATCAAGAAGATTGCAGATTTCCTAAATTCATTTG ATATGTCCTGTCGGTCCCGGTTAGCCACTCTTAATGAGAAGCTAACTGCCTTGGAGCGGAGGATTGAATACATCGAGGCAAGG GTTACTAAAGGTGAAACCCTGACCTAG